A DNA window from Gillisia sp. Hel1_33_143 contains the following coding sequences:
- a CDS encoding tetratricopeptide repeat protein, whose amino-acid sequence MATYKKKGHKPTTQEEKTHVAEEHSTTAEVFNSLDEGASKTEEWVAGNQKIIYVIVGLAIVIVLGYLGYERFIHTPKENEASNEMFQAQEYFDAALASSGAQSDSLYNMALNGGEGKYGFLDVIDNYGSTSSGNLANYYAGFSYLNTNKYQEAIDHLEDFKSDDEILAPLATGGIGDAFMQLEQPEEALNYYDKAASMRSNDFTAPRFLLKAAITSIQLGKGEKASEYLNKIKDEYANTPEAGQVAIYLGRAEAMK is encoded by the coding sequence ATGGCGACTTACAAGAAAAAAGGGCATAAACCAACTACCCAAGAAGAGAAAACTCATGTAGCTGAAGAACATTCAACAACTGCGGAGGTATTTAATAGTCTTGACGAAGGGGCAAGTAAAACAGAAGAATGGGTAGCTGGCAATCAAAAGATCATCTACGTTATTGTAGGGTTAGCTATTGTAATAGTATTAGGATACTTAGGGTATGAGCGTTTTATTCATACTCCAAAAGAAAATGAGGCATCTAACGAAATGTTTCAGGCACAAGAATATTTTGACGCGGCTTTAGCAAGTTCTGGAGCTCAAAGCGACTCTTTATACAACATGGCCTTAAACGGTGGTGAAGGAAAATACGGGTTCTTAGATGTTATTGACAATTACGGAAGTACTTCTTCTGGAAATCTGGCTAATTACTATGCTGGTTTTTCTTATTTAAACACTAATAAATACCAAGAAGCTATAGATCATCTTGAAGACTTTAAAAGTGATGATGAGATCTTAGCACCATTAGCAACAGGTGGAATAGGAGATGCATTTATGCAACTAGAACAGCCTGAAGAAGCGCTAAATTATTATGATAAAGCGGCTTCTATGAGATCTAATGATTTTACAGCACCAAGATTTTTATTAAAAGCAGCTATCACTTCAATTCAATTAGGAAAAGGAGAAAAAGCATCAGAATATCTTAATAAAATTAAAGATGAATACGCAAATACTCCAGAAGCAGGACAAGTTGCAATTTATCTAGGTCGCGCTGAAGCGATGAAATAA
- a CDS encoding DUF721 domain-containing protein: MKKRNNENMKLSDALQSFVSSNKLQKGLDKVNAKDVWNAQMGPAIEKYTTSIKLDGNTLYVQLSSSVLREELSYGKERIIRLLNEELGKELINKLILR; this comes from the coding sequence ATGAAAAAGAGGAATAATGAAAATATGAAATTAAGTGATGCTTTGCAAAGCTTTGTTTCATCAAACAAGTTGCAAAAAGGATTAGACAAGGTAAATGCCAAAGATGTTTGGAATGCTCAAATGGGTCCGGCTATAGAAAAATATACTACCTCTATTAAATTAGATGGAAATACACTTTATGTTCAGTTAAGTTCATCGGTTTTACGAGAAGAGTTAAGTTATGGAAAGGAAAGGATCATTAGATTACTCAATGAAGAACTTGGCAAAGAACTTATCAATAAATTGATATTGCGTTAA
- a CDS encoding WbqC family protein — translation MQDILVHLPYFGSIVQFREMLRSGSIYVENEDNYQKQTYRNRINIYGANGKLTLNIPIKHLHTPGVKQHQKYKEVRIEKEYKWQKQHWKSLQSAYKTSPFFEYYEDDLAPLYQKEYKYLIDFNYACLEALEECLQLELNYNKTTAYQISPEGVLDKRELINAKKDHVLPAYTQVFDEKHGFISNLCIVDLLFNEGPNTLDYLESLQ, via the coding sequence ATGCAAGATATTCTAGTTCATCTCCCCTATTTTGGCTCTATTGTGCAATTTAGAGAAATGCTGAGATCTGGTTCGATCTACGTTGAAAATGAAGACAACTATCAAAAGCAAACCTATCGCAATCGTATAAATATCTACGGAGCTAATGGGAAGTTAACTTTGAATATTCCAATAAAGCATTTGCATACTCCAGGTGTAAAACAGCATCAAAAGTATAAGGAAGTTAGGATCGAGAAAGAATATAAATGGCAGAAGCAGCATTGGAAATCCTTGCAATCTGCCTATAAGACCTCCCCTTTCTTTGAATACTATGAAGATGATCTAGCGCCGCTTTATCAAAAAGAGTACAAGTACTTAATAGATTTTAATTATGCTTGTTTAGAAGCTTTAGAAGAGTGCCTGCAGTTAGAGCTTAATTATAATAAAACAACAGCGTATCAAATATCACCTGAAGGAGTTTTAGATAAGCGTGAACTTATCAATGCCAAAAAAGATCATGTATTACCGGCTTATACTCAGGTATTTGATGAAAAACATGGTTTTATATCCAATTTATGTATTGTAGACCTTCTATTTAATGAGGGCCCAAATACTTTAGATTATCTGGAGTCTTTACAGTAG
- the ribH gene encoding 6,7-dimethyl-8-ribityllumazine synthase encodes MATQGKNLSDYNKDTVPNAKEFRFGIVVSEWNEEITEGLFNGAFQALKENGVLNENIVRWNVPGSFELIYGCKKMQESYDMLDAVIAIGSVIEGETKHFDFVCQGVSQGIKDLNVLNDIPVIFCVLTDQNMQQAIDRSGGKHGNKGAEAGITAIKMAQLRKDARF; translated from the coding sequence ATGGCTACACAAGGTAAAAACCTTTCAGATTATAATAAAGATACAGTTCCGAACGCGAAAGAATTTCGCTTCGGAATTGTTGTTTCTGAATGGAATGAAGAAATTACAGAAGGACTCTTTAATGGAGCTTTTCAAGCTCTTAAAGAGAACGGAGTGTTAAATGAGAACATTGTAAGATGGAATGTTCCAGGAAGTTTTGAGCTTATCTACGGTTGCAAGAAAATGCAGGAAAGCTATGATATGCTAGATGCAGTTATTGCCATTGGTAGTGTAATAGAAGGAGAAACTAAACATTTTGATTTTGTTTGTCAGGGAGTAAGTCAGGGAATAAAAGACTTGAATGTTCTTAATGACATTCCGGTTATCTTTTGCGTTCTTACAGATCAAAACATGCAGCAGGCTATAGACAGGTCTGGTGGAAAGCACGGTAACAAAGGTGCTGAAGCGGGAATTACGGCTATTAAAATGGCACAGTTACGTAAAGACGCTAGATTCTAA
- a CDS encoding rhomboid family intramembrane serine protease, whose product MTTKEKIKYKFQTANVVEKLIAINVLVFILFFLVQTIAFLFKIPSDFLMSWLVFPKDPGEFLFKPWSIITYSFLHSGIWHILSNMLILYYSGTYFLSYFSSKKLLTVYFLGVIFGALIYMLSYNLFPAFEATGKSYLIGASAGVMAVLVAIATHIPDLKIRLMFIGAIKFWYIAAFLVVLDVIQIPFGNAGGHFAHLGGALLGFLYAKQLAKGNDIGAGFEKGIEWFLSLFESKNNKKPKMRTVYKKPQTSTSKTQIKKNISKDEKQQKIDSILDKISKSGYDSLTKQEKDFLFHAGKEN is encoded by the coding sequence ATGACAACTAAAGAAAAAATTAAATATAAGTTTCAAACGGCCAATGTGGTAGAAAAGCTCATTGCTATCAATGTGCTGGTATTTATTTTATTTTTTCTTGTTCAGACTATCGCTTTCTTATTTAAGATCCCATCAGATTTTTTAATGAGTTGGTTAGTCTTTCCAAAAGATCCTGGTGAGTTTCTCTTCAAACCTTGGTCTATAATTACATATTCATTTTTGCATTCGGGAATTTGGCATATTTTGTCTAATATGCTTATTCTATATTATTCCGGCACCTATTTTTTAAGCTATTTCTCTTCCAAAAAACTACTCACTGTATATTTTTTAGGGGTGATTTTTGGTGCTTTAATATATATGCTAAGTTATAATCTGTTTCCTGCATTTGAGGCAACAGGTAAATCATATTTAATTGGAGCTTCTGCCGGCGTGATGGCGGTATTGGTAGCTATAGCAACCCATATTCCAGATCTTAAGATCAGATTGATGTTCATTGGAGCGATAAAATTTTGGTATATCGCAGCATTCTTAGTGGTTTTAGATGTGATCCAAATCCCATTTGGAAATGCCGGAGGACATTTTGCGCATCTTGGAGGCGCCTTATTAGGTTTTTTATATGCGAAACAACTGGCAAAAGGTAATGATATAGGTGCTGGCTTTGAAAAAGGTATAGAATGGTTCTTATCATTGTTTGAATCTAAAAATAATAAGAAGCCAAAGATGAGAACGGTTTATAAAAAGCCGCAAACTTCTACTTCTAAAACACAGATTAAAAAGAATATTAGCAAAGATGAGAAACAGCAAAAAATAGATTCTATCCTAGATAAGATTAGTAAGAGTGGTTATGATAGTCTTACTAAACAGGAAAAGGACTTTTTGTTTCACGCAGGAAAAGAGAATTAA
- a CDS encoding nucleoside-diphosphate kinase → MANNRTFTMLKPDAVEKGYIGGILEQINASGFRIVAMKMTQMTRKDAETFYAIHNERPFFGELVEYMTQGPIVAAILEKENAVEDFRTLIGATNPEEAAEGTIRKKYAASIAENAVHGSDSDDNAAIESAFHFSGREMF, encoded by the coding sequence ATGGCAAATAATAGAACATTTACAATGCTAAAACCCGATGCAGTTGAAAAAGGGTACATCGGTGGGATCCTAGAACAGATTAATGCTTCAGGCTTTAGAATTGTAGCAATGAAGATGACTCAAATGACTCGTAAAGATGCGGAGACTTTTTACGCAATCCATAATGAGCGTCCATTCTTTGGAGAATTGGTAGAGTATATGACACAAGGACCAATTGTGGCGGCTATCTTAGAAAAAGAAAATGCAGTAGAAGATTTCAGAACTCTTATTGGAGCAACAAATCCAGAAGAAGCAGCAGAAGGAACTATTAGAAAAAAATATGCAGCATCTATCGCAGAGAATGCAGTTCACGGAAGTGATAGTGATGATAATGCAGCTATTGAGTCTGCTTTTCATTTCTCAGGAAGAGAGATGTTTTAG
- the mutL gene encoding DNA mismatch repair endonuclease MutL: protein MKDVIHLLPDHVANQIAAGEVVQRPASVIKELLENSIDAGAKNIQVFIKEAGKILIQIVDDGVGMSITDARLSFERHATSKITSAQDLFSLNTKGFRGEALASIAAIAHVELKTKRDQDEIGTCIKIEGSEIISQEACVTKAGTSISVKNLFYNIPARRNFLKSDAVETRHIIDEFQRVSLAHPHIAFSLVHNSGELFQLPETNYRQRITNILGGKTNEKLVPVNEETEILTISGFVGKPEYAKRTRGEQFFFVNDRFIKSPYLNHAVTAAFEGLLKDKAYPSYFLYLKVDPKSIDINIHPTKTEIKFDDEHALYAILRSAIKHSLGQFNVAPVLDFERDPSMDTPYNYENRPASTPQVEVDRNFNPFKNDSSFSGNSVTSFRNNFKKESTAGWESLYTGLQSESSNMNLDADVKAIEFESEEVTGNLFGAQKVEKTQNSTFQLNKKFIISTLKNGMLVIDQHRAHTRILYEELLKSITVSAALSQQLLFPLVLRFSSNEIELLKGIMDALEQTGFIFSEVKVDSVEITGIPTTVSESEVEMLLEQLISDFENEVPENNFSQTDLLAKSLAKSMAVKSGNLLNDTEQLHIVNGLFACKEPSLTPFNKPVFITLPVEELEKKFM, encoded by the coding sequence ATGAAAGATGTTATCCATCTGCTACCAGATCATGTAGCCAATCAAATTGCTGCAGGTGAAGTGGTTCAAAGACCTGCGTCTGTAATTAAAGAATTACTAGAGAATTCTATAGATGCGGGAGCAAAAAATATTCAAGTTTTTATAAAAGAGGCAGGTAAAATTCTTATCCAGATCGTAGATGATGGTGTAGGGATGAGTATTACCGATGCCAGATTAAGTTTTGAGCGTCATGCCACCTCAAAGATTACTTCTGCTCAAGATCTTTTTAGCCTTAATACCAAAGGGTTTAGGGGAGAAGCTTTGGCATCTATAGCGGCTATTGCTCACGTAGAACTTAAGACCAAAAGAGATCAGGACGAAATAGGAACCTGTATTAAAATTGAAGGTAGTGAGATTATCTCTCAGGAAGCTTGTGTTACTAAGGCCGGAACTTCTATTAGTGTAAAGAACTTATTTTATAATATTCCCGCCAGAAGAAATTTTTTAAAATCTGATGCCGTAGAAACTCGTCACATTATAGACGAATTTCAAAGGGTATCTTTAGCACATCCACATATCGCTTTTTCTCTAGTTCACAATTCTGGCGAATTATTTCAATTGCCAGAAACCAATTATCGTCAACGCATTACCAATATACTGGGAGGTAAAACCAACGAGAAATTGGTGCCGGTAAATGAGGAGACAGAAATTCTGACGATCTCAGGGTTTGTAGGTAAGCCGGAATATGCAAAGCGCACTCGTGGAGAACAATTCTTCTTTGTAAATGATAGATTTATTAAAAGTCCATATTTAAATCATGCTGTTACTGCTGCATTTGAGGGGCTTTTGAAAGATAAGGCATATCCTAGTTATTTTTTATATCTAAAAGTAGATCCTAAAAGTATCGATATCAATATTCATCCAACCAAAACTGAAATTAAGTTTGACGATGAACATGCATTATATGCCATCTTAAGAAGTGCTATAAAGCATAGTTTAGGACAATTTAATGTAGCACCAGTTTTAGATTTTGAAAGAGATCCTTCTATGGACACTCCTTATAATTACGAAAACAGGCCTGCATCTACGCCACAAGTGGAGGTAGATAGAAATTTTAATCCCTTTAAAAACGATTCCTCTTTTAGCGGGAATTCTGTTACTTCTTTTAGAAATAATTTTAAAAAGGAATCTACAGCAGGATGGGAGAGCCTATATACAGGCTTACAATCTGAATCTTCTAATATGAATTTAGATGCTGATGTGAAAGCTATAGAATTTGAGAGTGAAGAAGTAACAGGGAATCTCTTTGGTGCTCAGAAAGTTGAAAAGACTCAGAATTCTACTTTTCAGCTTAATAAAAAGTTTATCATTAGCACGCTTAAAAATGGAATGCTCGTAATAGATCAACATAGAGCGCATACCAGAATATTGTATGAAGAGTTGTTAAAGAGCATTACAGTTTCTGCAGCACTAAGTCAGCAATTATTATTTCCTTTAGTTCTAAGATTTAGTAGTAATGAAATTGAACTGCTTAAAGGTATTATGGACGCTTTAGAGCAAACGGGATTTATCTTTTCTGAAGTTAAAGTAGATTCTGTAGAGATAACAGGGATTCCAACAACAGTCTCTGAAAGTGAGGTGGAAATGTTATTAGAACAGCTTATTTCTGATTTTGAAAATGAAGTGCCGGAAAACAATTTTTCTCAAACAGATCTCCTTGCGAAATCACTTGCGAAAAGCATGGCAGTTAAATCTGGGAATTTATTAAATGATACAGAGCAGTTGCATATTGTAAATGGATTATTTGCTTGTAAAGAGCCAAGCTTAACTCCATTTAACAAGCCTGTTTTTATTACCTTGCCGGTTGAAGAACTAGAAAAAAAATTCATGTAG
- a CDS encoding rhomboid family intramembrane serine protease, which translates to MGRITDTVKALIIANVLFFVGTMILGDYAYQLFSLWFFKNENFQIWQILTHMFMHGGFMHILFNMYALWAFGSPIEQRLGQKKFLFFYFSCGIGAALIHSLVNYYQVESAYTALVNAGLNSIEIQNILDTGQFPNAILNSVSRDTVESMYTAYNTPAVGASGAIYGVLVAFGMLFPNVELFLIFVPVPIKAKYFIPVLIAIDLFSGVTGYSLFGGGIAHFAHVGGALFGFIMMYYWKKNQFNQNRWD; encoded by the coding sequence ATGGGAAGAATAACAGATACGGTTAAAGCACTTATAATTGCAAATGTTCTATTTTTTGTAGGTACAATGATCCTTGGTGATTATGCCTATCAATTATTTTCATTATGGTTCTTTAAAAATGAAAATTTTCAAATTTGGCAGATTTTAACTCACATGTTCATGCATGGTGGGTTTATGCATATTTTGTTCAACATGTATGCACTGTGGGCTTTTGGAAGTCCTATAGAACAACGACTTGGTCAGAAGAAATTCCTTTTCTTTTATTTTTCTTGTGGGATAGGTGCAGCTTTAATTCACAGCCTCGTTAATTATTATCAGGTAGAAAGCGCTTACACTGCCTTAGTGAACGCAGGGTTGAATTCTATAGAAATTCAAAATATCTTAGATACTGGGCAATTTCCTAATGCCATTCTTAATTCTGTCTCACGAGATACAGTAGAAAGTATGTACACGGCTTACAATACTCCCGCAGTAGGGGCTTCTGGAGCCATTTACGGTGTTTTAGTTGCATTCGGAATGTTGTTTCCTAACGTAGAACTATTCCTTATTTTTGTGCCGGTTCCAATTAAAGCTAAATATTTTATTCCTGTACTTATAGCTATAGATCTATTTTCAGGAGTTACCGGATATTCTTTATTTGGAGGTGGAATTGCACATTTTGCCCATGTTGGAGGTGCATTATTTGGATTTATCATGATGTATTACTGGAAAAAGAATCAATTCAATCAAAACAGGTGGGATTAA
- a CDS encoding endonuclease/exonuclease/phosphatase family protein: MKKLGVLDKVIFILNLIAAFALLLSFLLPYVPPRSFPLLSVLSLAVPILILTNIIFLIFWAIRFKRQFLLSLFVLILGYKYVFAWVQFSEENYAGSASELVLMSYNVRMFNSYKWTEQKNIPEKISEFIKEKAPDILTTQEHAINVSNVKELFPYQYIVLKEKASEFGSGIFSKFPMINKGSVDFPEDGNNNAIYVDVVKSEDTLRVFNVHFQSLNIQPAISDLQKEDSKKLIGRIGYGFSLQQNQAEMLIAAIESSPYRTIVMGDFNNTAFSYIYQKIKADKFNDAFLEVGSGFGKSFDLNYFPLRIDFALIDKALKINSFEVFPVEYSDHFPIVTKIEL; the protein is encoded by the coding sequence ATGAAGAAACTAGGTGTTTTAGATAAGGTTATATTCATTTTAAATTTAATAGCTGCCTTTGCGCTATTGCTTTCTTTTTTGCTCCCTTATGTGCCCCCTAGATCTTTTCCGTTACTTTCGGTCTTAAGCTTGGCCGTGCCTATTCTAATCTTAACCAACATTATATTTTTAATATTTTGGGCTATCAGGTTTAAGAGACAGTTCTTATTATCATTGTTCGTTCTTATTTTAGGTTACAAGTATGTGTTCGCATGGGTTCAATTTTCAGAAGAGAATTATGCAGGAAGTGCTTCTGAGCTAGTATTGATGAGTTATAACGTACGGATGTTCAATTCTTATAAGTGGACGGAACAAAAAAACATCCCCGAGAAAATTTCAGAATTCATTAAAGAAAAGGCCCCGGATATTTTAACTACCCAGGAGCACGCAATTAATGTGTCTAATGTAAAGGAGTTATTTCCATATCAATACATTGTTTTAAAGGAAAAAGCATCAGAATTTGGTTCTGGAATATTTTCTAAATTTCCAATGATCAATAAGGGTTCTGTAGATTTTCCAGAAGACGGAAATAATAATGCTATTTATGTAGATGTTGTAAAAAGTGAAGATACTTTACGCGTCTTTAATGTACATTTCCAGTCGTTGAACATTCAGCCGGCAATTTCAGATCTTCAGAAGGAAGATTCTAAGAAGTTGATAGGAAGAATAGGCTACGGTTTTTCGCTTCAGCAAAACCAGGCGGAGATGCTTATAGCTGCTATAGAAAGTTCTCCTTATAGAACTATTGTAATGGGCGATTTTAATAATACTGCCTTCTCCTACATTTATCAAAAAATTAAGGCAGACAAATTTAACGATGCATTTTTAGAGGTAGGAAGTGGTTTTGGAAAGTCTTTTGATCTTAATTATTTTCCTTTAAGGATTGACTTTGCATTGATAGATAAAGCGCTAAAGATTAATTCTTTTGAAGTGTTCCCTGTTGAGTATTCAGATCACTTTCCAATTGTAACCAAGATAGAACTATAA
- the recF gene encoding DNA replication/repair protein RecF (All proteins in this family for which functions are known are DNA-binding proteins that assist the filamentation of RecA onto DNA for the initiation of recombination or recombinational repair.): protein MFLKSLSLVNYKNFDSASFDFDSKINCLVGHNGVGKTNVLDSIYHLSFGKSYFNPITSQNINHNSDFFVIEGTLDKNDREEHVLVSAKRGQKKVIKRNNKPYEKFSEHIGFIPAVMISPGDRDLILEGSETRRKFIDGVISQSDQDYLNALIQYSKVVAQRNALLKFFAANSKFDRDTLEIYNAQMCNLGNKIFNKRKEFLKEFIPIFNNRYSEITNDKEKVSIAYASKLFETPLAKLLEDNLQKDMALQYTSVGLHKDDLSFEIAEYPIKKFGSQGQQKSFLIALKLAQFDFIKNISKANPILLLDDIFDKLDEQRVAQIVALVAENELGQIFISDTHADRTEKVVKESNQSYKIFKL from the coding sequence ATGTTTTTGAAATCCCTCTCCTTAGTTAATTATAAGAATTTTGACTCCGCTTCTTTCGATTTCGATTCTAAAATAAATTGTTTGGTAGGTCATAATGGTGTCGGTAAGACTAACGTTCTGGATAGTATATACCACCTCTCTTTTGGCAAGAGTTATTTCAACCCAATTACCAGTCAGAATATCAATCACAATAGCGATTTTTTTGTGATTGAAGGTACTTTAGATAAGAATGATAGAGAGGAGCATGTACTGGTAAGCGCCAAACGCGGACAGAAAAAGGTGATTAAGCGCAATAATAAACCCTACGAAAAGTTTAGTGAACATATTGGCTTTATTCCTGCAGTTATGATCTCTCCCGGAGATAGAGATCTTATTCTTGAAGGTAGCGAAACACGCAGAAAATTTATAGATGGGGTTATTTCCCAGAGTGACCAAGATTATTTAAATGCATTGATACAATATAGTAAAGTAGTAGCGCAAAGAAATGCGCTATTAAAATTTTTTGCTGCCAATTCTAAATTTGATAGAGATACACTAGAGATCTATAACGCCCAAATGTGCAATCTAGGAAATAAGATTTTTAATAAGAGAAAAGAATTTTTAAAAGAGTTTATTCCCATCTTTAATAATCGATATTCAGAGATCACTAATGATAAAGAGAAAGTATCTATAGCATATGCTAGCAAGTTATTTGAAACTCCTCTTGCAAAACTCTTAGAAGATAATCTTCAAAAAGACATGGCATTACAATATACCAGTGTTGGTTTGCATAAAGATGATCTCAGTTTTGAAATTGCAGAATATCCTATCAAGAAATTTGGATCTCAAGGCCAGCAAAAATCATTTTTAATCGCTTTAAAATTAGCTCAATTTGATTTTATTAAAAACATAAGCAAAGCCAATCCTATTTTACTTTTAGATGATATCTTTGATAAATTAGATGAACAGCGGGTGGCTCAAATTGTAGCGCTAGTTGCAGAAAATGAGCTAGGTCAAATATTTATAAGTGATACCCATGCAGATAGAACAGAGAAAGTTGTAAAAGAAAGCAATCAATCTTACAAAATATTTAAATTATGA
- a CDS encoding DHH family phosphoesterase codes for MIEQSILEITSELSTANNIVIVPHKGPDGDAIGSSLGLYHFLKGKGHFVNVIAPNDYPDFLKWLPGQENILNFEKCQEDCKKLILEADIIFTLDFNVLSRAGDMHTTLEEAEATFIMIDHHPEPADYADHIYSDTTMSSTCQMVYQFIEKLRAVKSITPEIATCLYTGIMTDTGSFRFRSTTSTTHRVIAALIDKGADNTLIHQMIYDTYSANRMQLLGVALQNLRVNKELRTAYITLSQEELDTNNFKKGDTEGFVNYGLALEGIIFAAIFIEHKADGIIKMSLRSKGSFSVNDFSRAHFEGGGHVNAAGGKSDLSLEDTVIKFNSVLNKYSEQLKG; via the coding sequence ATGATAGAACAAAGTATTTTAGAAATTACCTCAGAACTCTCTACAGCGAACAATATTGTAATTGTGCCGCACAAAGGTCCTGATGGAGATGCCATTGGCTCTAGCCTTGGCTTATATCACTTTTTAAAGGGGAAAGGACATTTTGTAAATGTAATAGCACCTAATGATTATCCAGACTTTTTGAAGTGGCTTCCGGGGCAAGAAAACATTTTAAATTTTGAAAAGTGTCAGGAAGATTGTAAAAAATTGATCTTAGAAGCAGACATTATATTTACTTTAGATTTTAATGTACTTTCTAGAGCAGGAGATATGCATACCACCTTAGAGGAAGCAGAAGCTACCTTTATAATGATAGATCATCATCCAGAACCTGCAGATTATGCAGATCATATTTACAGCGATACTACTATGAGCTCTACCTGCCAGATGGTATATCAATTCATAGAAAAATTAAGAGCTGTAAAAAGTATAACCCCAGAAATTGCCACATGCCTGTACACGGGAATAATGACAGATACTGGTTCTTTTAGATTTAGATCTACTACCAGTACAACCCACAGGGTAATTGCAGCTCTTATAGATAAAGGTGCAGATAACACCCTAATCCATCAAATGATTTATGACACCTATTCTGCAAACCGAATGCAGTTATTAGGAGTGGCTCTTCAGAATTTAAGAGTTAATAAAGAACTTAGAACGGCATATATCACCCTTTCACAAGAAGAGTTAGATACCAATAACTTTAAAAAAGGAGATACAGAAGGTTTTGTAAACTACGGGTTAGCTTTAGAAGGTATTATTTTTGCAGCTATTTTTATAGAACATAAAGCAGATGGAATCATTAAAATGAGCTTAAGATCTAAAGGAAGTTTTTCTGTAAACGATTTTTCTAGAGCTCATTTTGAAGGAGGCGGGCATGTTAATGCCGCTGGAGGAAAAAGTGATCTTTCTCTGGAAGATACCGTCATAAAATTTAACAGTGTATTGAACAAATACTCAGAGCAATTAAAAGGATGA
- a CDS encoding lipocalin family protein, translated as MKKASFFLLALLTIACNTEDPKEQLKHLNGYWEIDQVQFSKDSIRDFSISEHIDYFEIADGSGFRKKVTPQFDGSYKVNPKTSEEVKAVIEDGELTLYYSTPFDSWKEQVLKASDKKLSLKNSRGIIYNYNRYTPLLKDDNEKEE; from the coding sequence ATGAAAAAGGCTTCATTCTTCTTACTAGCGTTATTAACCATAGCATGTAATACTGAAGATCCTAAAGAACAATTAAAGCATCTTAACGGGTATTGGGAAATAGATCAAGTACAATTTTCGAAAGATTCTATTAGAGATTTCAGTATTAGTGAACATATAGATTATTTCGAAATTGCAGATGGTTCAGGATTCAGAAAAAAAGTAACGCCTCAATTTGATGGCTCTTATAAGGTAAATCCAAAAACAAGTGAAGAAGTTAAAGCTGTAATAGAAGATGGTGAATTAACCTTGTATTATTCTACACCATTTGATTCTTGGAAAGAACAGGTTTTAAAAGCCAGCGATAAAAAATTAAGCCTTAAGAATAGTAGAGGCATTATTTATAATTACAATAGATATACACCACTTTTAAAAGATGACAATGAAAAAGAGGAATAA